One stretch of Lacrimispora sphenoides DNA includes these proteins:
- a CDS encoding 5-methyltetrahydropteroyltriglutamate--homocysteine methyltransferase, giving the protein MSKKFQTVGSLLRPAALLKYKNQIEKQDDITYPFYNDFEGYKQCEAESTKDVVAKQIEHGLTVITDGEYSKSMWHLDFVWGFHGVSRYIAEHGYFFRDKDDIRKYETRRDIGLKITEPLCGRNHHFIKVFEQLKSIAGDKETKLCIPSPSHIFGELLWSDNIGGNGSVYNNPQELKAGLTQAYIEFVEEYASAGGKILQLDDCLWELFADDNPNSPYTGEHINQDEVKALAAEFIEINNTVIDFGHSLGLAMWTHNCRGNYDSRNMGGGSYAKIANLFLKQLKYDRFFLEWDDDRAGSLEALKVFQDRPDTEIVLGLLSSKTNTLDDEARVIRLLNEASEIIPKDRLLLSHQCGFASCDGGNELTEEEQWAKIDQGQRIALSYWGE; this is encoded by the coding sequence ATGAGCAAAAAATTCCAGACAGTAGGCAGTCTGCTGCGCCCGGCAGCTTTGCTGAAATACAAGAACCAGATAGAGAAGCAGGATGATATTACCTACCCGTTCTACAACGATTTTGAAGGCTATAAGCAGTGTGAAGCAGAGTCTACGAAAGATGTCGTCGCAAAACAAATCGAACATGGATTAACAGTCATTACCGATGGCGAGTATTCCAAGTCCATGTGGCATCTGGACTTTGTTTGGGGATTTCACGGCGTCAGCCGTTACATTGCGGAACACGGCTACTTTTTCCGTGACAAAGATGATATCCGTAAATACGAAACCCGCCGGGACATCGGTCTTAAAATCACGGAACCGCTATGCGGCAGGAATCACCATTTCATCAAAGTCTTTGAGCAGCTTAAATCCATTGCCGGAGATAAGGAAACAAAGCTTTGCATCCCATCCCCATCCCATATCTTTGGAGAACTGTTATGGTCAGATAACATCGGCGGAAATGGCTCTGTTTACAATAACCCGCAGGAGCTGAAAGCAGGACTGACCCAGGCGTACATAGAATTTGTAGAGGAATACGCTTCTGCCGGCGGAAAAATCCTGCAGTTAGATGACTGTCTTTGGGAGCTTTTTGCAGACGATAATCCCAATTCCCCCTACACGGGCGAACACATCAACCAGGATGAAGTTAAGGCACTTGCGGCTGAATTTATCGAAATCAATAATACAGTGATTGATTTCGGCCACAGCCTGGGGCTTGCTATGTGGACCCACAACTGCCGCGGCAACTACGATTCACGGAATATGGGCGGCGGATCCTATGCAAAGATTGCCAATCTGTTTTTAAAACAGTTAAAATATGACCGCTTTTTCCTGGAATGGGATGACGACCGTGCGGGATCCCTAGAGGCGCTAAAAGTTTTTCAGGATAGGCCGGATACCGAGATTGTTCTGGGCTTATTGTCATCAAAAACCAATACGCTGGATGACGAAGCCCGTGTGATCCGGTTGCTTAACGAGGCATCTGAAATCATCCCAAAAGACCGCCTGCTCCTCTCTCACCAGTGCGGATTTGCTTCCTGTGACGGCGGCAACGAGCTGACGGAAGAAGAACAGTGGGCAAAAATTGATCAGGGGCAGAGAATCGCACTGTCATACTGGGGAGAATGA
- a CDS encoding LysR family transcriptional regulator: MTLQQLKYFIEVANCGSINKAAERLFIAQPSLSNALRELETEIGHELLTRTPRGISLTTDGAEFLGYARQVVEQASLLEQRWLNKKPSRRLCSISTQHYAFAVNAFVNMVKKTDAEEYEYTLREARTFEIVEDVKNLRSELGILYMNNFNRQVLEKLLRENNLTFHPLFAAVPHVFISTSNPLARKKYVTLEDLADYPRLSFEQGDYNSFYFSEEILSTEYARKDIHVGDRATIFNLMIGLNGYTISTGIVSADLNGDNITAVPLRVNDSIEVGWISHKDIQLSRQAAMYLEELKAVVAEYGVDIKNEL; this comes from the coding sequence ATGACATTACAACAGTTAAAATATTTTATTGAAGTGGCAAACTGCGGTTCCATCAACAAAGCCGCCGAACGATTGTTTATTGCCCAGCCAAGCCTTTCAAATGCTCTTCGCGAATTAGAAACAGAAATCGGACACGAACTTCTCACCCGGACTCCCAGAGGCATATCTTTAACCACTGACGGAGCTGAGTTTCTGGGCTACGCCCGGCAGGTCGTGGAACAAGCGAGTCTCTTAGAACAACGGTGGCTGAATAAGAAACCGTCACGGCGGCTGTGCTCCATATCCACCCAGCACTATGCCTTTGCTGTGAATGCATTTGTCAATATGGTAAAAAAAACCGATGCAGAAGAATATGAGTACACACTGCGGGAAGCAAGGACTTTTGAGATTGTGGAGGATGTGAAAAACCTGCGAAGCGAACTCGGTATCCTATACATGAACAATTTTAACCGCCAGGTGTTAGAAAAGCTGCTGCGGGAAAACAATCTGACGTTTCATCCGCTGTTTGCCGCTGTTCCTCATGTTTTTATAAGCACCTCCAATCCCCTTGCCAGGAAAAAATATGTGACTCTTGAAGACCTGGCTGATTACCCCCGATTGTCGTTTGAGCAGGGGGATTACAACTCCTTTTATTTCTCAGAAGAAATACTCAGCACGGAATACGCCAGGAAAGATATTCATGTCGGTGACAGAGCCACTATTTTTAACCTTATGATAGGGCTTAACGGCTATACAATTTCTACAGGAATTGTGAGCGCAGACTTAAACGGGGATAATATCACGGCAGTGCCTCTTCGCGTCAACGATTCGATAGAGGTTGGCTGGATTTCCCACAAAGATATTCAGTTGTCACGGCAGGCGGCAATGTACCTTGAGGAATTGAAAGCAGTTGTGGCCGAATATGGCGTTGATATTAAAAATGAGTTATAG
- a CDS encoding TetR/AcrR family transcriptional regulator produces the protein MDRRQRKTREAIFDAFSKLLIHNSYSQITVQEIIDEANVGRTTFYAHFPTKDDLLREMCAELFEHVFSHKPEAEPTHDFSMATGDPKAIVTHILYHLREHGRTMIILLTCENGELFQRYFHQYFHELVTLHIFSGSTRKNTIVPEDFLIDHISGSFVNLVRWWLKNHMKQPPEEIADYFWAVIQPVV, from the coding sequence ATGGACAGACGACAAAGAAAAACCAGGGAAGCTATTTTCGATGCATTCAGCAAACTGCTGATTCATAACAGCTATTCGCAAATCACCGTACAGGAAATCATTGATGAGGCCAACGTAGGCCGGACAACCTTTTATGCCCATTTTCCAACAAAGGACGATCTTTTGCGGGAAATGTGTGCCGAACTGTTTGAGCATGTTTTCTCTCATAAGCCAGAAGCAGAACCGACTCATGACTTTTCAATGGCAACCGGCGATCCAAAGGCGATAGTGACCCATATTCTATACCACTTAAGAGAGCATGGGCGGACGATGATTATCCTTTTGACCTGTGAAAACGGGGAACTGTTCCAGCGTTACTTTCATCAATACTTCCATGAGCTTGTTACGCTGCACATATTTAGCGGAAGCACCCGTAAGAATACCATTGTACCGGAAGACTTTCTCATCGATCATATATCAGGGAGCTTTGTTAATCTGGTGCGGTGGTGGCTGAAAAATCATATGAAGCAGCCGCCGGAGGAAATCGCAGACTACTTTTGGGCTGTAATACAGCCGGTTGTGTAA
- a CDS encoding heavy metal translocating P-type ATPase has translation MLKKISDLFAGLTMTIISGAFLVLSLILLLTGKEVPLNPACITILLSGYPLIYLAVTRLVYEKWISSALLISIAMAASVAIGEFFAAGEVAFIMAIGAILEEKTVERSKRGLKQLISLTPMMGRRILTDASGSREETIPLEQILPGDILRILPGETIPVDGEITEGNTSIDQSVITRESLPVDKSVGDQVFCGTINRYGSIEVVTARANEDSSLQKLIRMVQEAENKKAPMQRIADQWATWLVPVALGISVAAFGITWALGYEIMEALNRAVTVLVVFCPCALALATPTSIMAAIGQATKHGVIIKSGETLENMGKVDCIAFDKTGTLTSGNLVVADVVPLKEEVGEEQLLRLTASAEAYSEHPLAKAIISHAKELQMTIEPAENFQMLPGKGISATVNGQTLLCGTVSFLKEKQILVDELVSIKLEKYRAQGKAMILVARERSLIGAITLSDTLRDTAYGVVKELHGMNTQVVLLTGDHIQAAGYFAEKTGITTVKAGLLPEDKVSNIAELKKQGKRVCMIGDGVNDAPALKLADVGVAMGSMGSDIAIEAADITLTRDDISMIPYLKKLSNSTVHTIKFNITVSMAINFAAILLSITGVLNPVTGALVHNAGSVLVVLNAALLYDRKFT, from the coding sequence ATGTTGAAAAAAATAAGCGACTTATTCGCTGGTCTTACTATGACGATTATTTCCGGTGCGTTTCTGGTGCTCAGCCTGATACTGCTGCTAACGGGGAAGGAGGTCCCTTTAAATCCGGCATGTATAACTATTCTTTTATCCGGATACCCGCTTATTTATCTTGCAGTCACCCGATTGGTATATGAAAAATGGATCTCTTCCGCATTGCTGATCTCTATTGCGATGGCTGCCTCAGTTGCCATCGGTGAGTTCTTTGCTGCCGGTGAGGTTGCCTTTATCATGGCAATTGGTGCAATTTTAGAGGAAAAGACGGTCGAACGATCAAAAAGAGGATTAAAGCAGTTAATCAGTCTTACCCCCATGATGGGAAGAAGAATTCTTACTGATGCATCTGGAAGCCGGGAAGAAACAATCCCCCTGGAACAGATCCTGCCGGGCGATATTCTTCGGATACTGCCTGGGGAAACGATCCCCGTAGACGGCGAAATAACGGAAGGTAACACTTCAATCGACCAATCAGTCATAACCAGAGAATCACTCCCGGTGGATAAAAGTGTAGGAGATCAGGTTTTCTGCGGAACCATCAACCGTTACGGCTCGATTGAGGTTGTTACTGCCAGGGCGAATGAGGATTCTTCCCTGCAAAAACTGATCCGAATGGTTCAGGAAGCTGAAAATAAAAAAGCACCTATGCAGCGTATTGCGGATCAATGGGCAACCTGGCTTGTGCCGGTGGCATTAGGGATTTCTGTGGCTGCATTTGGTATCACATGGGCCCTTGGATATGAAATCATGGAAGCCTTAAACCGCGCCGTTACCGTCCTTGTGGTTTTCTGTCCATGTGCATTGGCTCTGGCCACCCCCACCTCTATTATGGCGGCCATCGGACAGGCAACAAAGCACGGAGTTATCATTAAATCCGGTGAAACATTGGAAAACATGGGAAAAGTGGACTGCATTGCCTTTGATAAAACCGGGACACTGACCAGCGGCAATCTGGTGGTCGCAGATGTGGTTCCTTTGAAAGAAGAAGTAGGGGAAGAACAGCTTTTAAGACTGACGGCCTCTGCAGAAGCCTATTCAGAACATCCCTTGGCCAAAGCGATTATCTCTCATGCGAAAGAATTGCAGATGACAATAGAACCTGCAGAGAATTTTCAGATGCTGCCGGGTAAAGGCATCTCGGCAACGGTCAACGGACAGACCCTGCTATGCGGAACCGTAAGCTTTTTAAAAGAAAAGCAGATACTTGTGGATGAATTGGTGTCCATCAAATTAGAGAAGTATCGTGCACAGGGAAAAGCGATGATACTTGTAGCAAGAGAAAGGTCATTGATCGGAGCGATTACCCTTTCCGATACGCTGCGGGATACCGCTTATGGTGTGGTAAAGGAACTCCATGGCATGAATACCCAGGTTGTGCTTCTGACTGGAGACCATATTCAAGCGGCAGGATATTTTGCTGAGAAGACCGGCATTACGACGGTAAAAGCCGGGCTGCTTCCTGAGGATAAGGTCAGTAATATCGCAGAGCTTAAAAAACAAGGGAAAAGGGTGTGCATGATCGGGGATGGTGTCAATGACGCACCTGCGCTTAAACTCGCAGATGTAGGAGTGGCTATGGGGAGTATGGGAAGTGATATCGCTATCGAAGCGGCGGACATTACTTTGACAAGAGACGATATTTCAATGATTCCATATTTGAAAAAGCTGTCCAATTCCACGGTTCACACCATAAAATTCAACATTACTGTGTCAATGGCAATTAATTTTGCCGCCATACTTTTATCGATAACAGGCGTACTAAATCCGGTCACCGGTGCATTGGTACATAATGCTGGTTCTGTACTGGTGGTACTGAATGCGGCGCTGCTCTATGACCGGAAGTTTACGTAA
- a CDS encoding glucoamylase family protein, with protein sequence MQSFLEKIKFYINSPFLLNILLLLAASICLVLFILYYRRYHFSKNVHFPDCFQGEENKLDPSEWEKQMLVLAEGHGQVRLVGRSFVLNDYNQAAYKKLNKIRDSISAVSTDIISLIPAARWLFDNFQMLYREIKKVRTSGTSYAVLPVLEGKEYRNFPRIYVVAKKMVALSGGHLSEENISVMLKAYQQKIPLTDKEIWVLPEVLAFCILEEIIVIAEEILHMIDVKSKAEKFLRDKLADKKGPADISALLCKTEDNLRLNYSFHAHVIHLLKNLSFDEASIQKYLEHHFSSLERQVKTSGIFMEEGKIESFLETNIRTLIVSLRDINEVDEEKFFEEYSYLEQILSQDPDGVYPKMDLESRGMYRGVIVILSHRYRLLEEKIAGDCLELAVQGREDLHCSHHVGSYLLGKGYPILKAKALGKPIPQNIKKRMNVSGFLYFLTMFLIIPILCACLLYAFWNLGGLRNISRLVILFLSVMPLLMGISIELTNFIFTRRIKVKKIPSLNYLEEIPEDAKTFVVMPVIVSSKEQGLGYMERLQKHYLANSQSNLYFALLLDFADSPDEFMENDKVIENALAARMKELNELYPSEQQRFSLFFRCRKWNKAENCYMGWERKRGKLEEFNNLLNGEEKENTTFSSIYCDEKLLSTFRYVITLDADTNLLRDNAAKLVGLIDHPLNKPILDPAGQKVEEGYVIIQPSVRNHIVDKNGSRFAKIFGGESGLAHYGTVISDIYQDIFNKGIYTGKGIYDREAFHKVLQNKVPENRILSHDLFESCYARTAFSSTVKIMDNFPTSVLSFTKREHRWLRGDWQLLPWLFLRKTQDGKNLCALSKWKIFDNLRRSMVPLSKTLFVLFNLAWMPKAYYLWLPIVFFNDIFTLVILLLAVITQKLIRPKLALVYKCFFRELAAMLYRALLEFTITPYRAYVATDAMIRTMYRIFISKKNLLRWNTAEAVDASIVNTRRGYFITMWSSLLPAAALLIILFMGHLNPAGMILTAIVIADWCFASQIAYGISQPDKKLQLKNIAQNNELLLDTARRTWQFFKELSTKENNWLCPDNYQISMVEKVSDKTSPTNMGLQFLAILSARDFGFETLSSTVEVVENLMETIQKMPKFNGHLYNWYHIGTLEVLNPAYISTVDSGNFLGHLVALKNGLLEQIDRPVYPENFLSELRIAVHNCNGELRIRKGSPAGHELKPRYQRIGELIDDIAQIREDLNHRELSSPEDYPWTRQLMNLIDSTVKEAEALKLKEKTYFSYPSLRIITSEDNKFADSMIERIRALSNKIDGILTNVDFRFLFNEKRMLFHIGYHVSSHTLDEGCYDLMASESALTSLLAIAMGEVPLKHWNKLGRPLTIVGGIPCFVSWSGTMFEYLMPNLVFKEYEDSVYAQTSRAAVLQHMKYAKEAEIPWGISESQYYRFDLNSNYQYKAFGVPKIRLQPVRKNSMVVAPYATMLALDIAEEECMENLKRLKELGAYGTYGFYESVDFNVPNSVELTPYCIVKSYMAHHQGMNLAAINNYLNGGILRERFHGEMMIKATEVLLEEKRQSYLISIAKQGYTIKIGKPLFKEDIYSNRYVNRTGMNPPVVNYLSNGNYSLMITTDGDGFSKYEDRMLYRFRSDIYANTGNYIYIKDMKRGKVWSAAYHPTRKTPDAYQVIFSPHQAEFKRRDGDISSHMIVSLNADQNYEIRKVIFTNHGNEEKHLEVTSYLEVVDDTHLAEISHPAFNKLFLESEYLEEQDIFLAKRRRKDNDDDDNSYMMHMVRTGTKLCKKLEYENDRKRFIGRNNTLENPDSVVNSIAFLNNSGFCNDPIMSLRAQICIGAGETACISFITGVCGSKEEAIKIAGELNVSYRIDDILEKFRLQTNLELKYLEITRAQLNAFQDLISPVFYPSGIYRGPAENIRRNFMNQSFLWKFGVSGDNPILLLMVRSMKEERIVKDALKAYEYLRINRVMVDLIILIDSKHGYHQEVDELINDMTSSLRIYDSRSEKPSFFTLHTYEMKPAELDLLYTVARVVFSEKTGIYFTNGKEQQYELLEEY encoded by the coding sequence TTGCAGAGCTTTTTGGAAAAAATTAAGTTTTATATAAATTCACCGTTTCTGCTGAATATTCTATTGCTGCTGGCTGCGTCGATCTGCCTTGTACTATTCATTTTGTATTACCGGCGTTATCATTTTAGTAAGAACGTGCATTTCCCGGACTGCTTCCAGGGAGAAGAAAATAAACTTGACCCAAGCGAGTGGGAGAAGCAGATGCTTGTTCTTGCAGAAGGTCATGGCCAGGTCAGGCTGGTGGGACGCAGCTTTGTTCTTAATGATTATAATCAGGCTGCTTATAAAAAACTGAATAAAATAAGAGACAGCATCTCTGCCGTATCTACGGATATCATTTCCCTGATACCGGCAGCACGCTGGCTCTTTGACAATTTCCAGATGCTGTACCGGGAAATTAAAAAGGTCCGTACATCAGGAACCAGCTATGCCGTTTTGCCGGTTCTGGAGGGAAAGGAATACCGGAACTTCCCCCGTATCTATGTTGTGGCAAAAAAAATGGTGGCTCTTTCCGGCGGGCACTTAAGTGAAGAAAACATTTCTGTGATGTTAAAGGCTTATCAGCAGAAGATCCCCCTTACAGACAAGGAAATCTGGGTTTTGCCGGAAGTGCTGGCTTTTTGTATACTTGAAGAAATCATTGTAATTGCGGAAGAAATTCTTCATATGATTGATGTGAAATCAAAGGCAGAAAAGTTTCTCCGTGATAAGCTGGCAGATAAAAAGGGACCGGCCGATATATCCGCGCTGCTTTGCAAAACAGAGGATAACTTAAGGCTTAATTACTCTTTCCATGCCCATGTAATACACCTGCTGAAGAACCTGTCTTTTGATGAGGCTTCCATTCAAAAATACCTGGAACATCACTTTTCTTCCCTGGAGAGACAGGTAAAGACCTCCGGCATATTCATGGAGGAAGGAAAGATTGAATCATTTCTTGAGACAAATATCCGGACCTTGATTGTCAGCCTGAGGGATATCAATGAAGTTGATGAAGAAAAGTTCTTTGAGGAATATTCCTATTTGGAGCAGATTTTATCACAGGATCCGGATGGGGTATATCCAAAGATGGATTTGGAATCCAGGGGCATGTACCGTGGGGTAATCGTTATATTATCGCACCGTTACCGGCTGTTGGAGGAAAAGATAGCGGGAGACTGTCTGGAGCTGGCGGTTCAGGGCAGAGAGGACCTGCATTGTTCCCATCATGTGGGTTCCTATCTTTTGGGTAAGGGGTATCCGATTTTAAAAGCAAAGGCGTTAGGAAAGCCGATTCCTCAAAATATTAAAAAAAGGATGAATGTAAGCGGCTTCCTTTATTTCCTAACCATGTTCCTTATTATTCCGATACTTTGTGCCTGTCTGCTTTATGCCTTTTGGAACCTTGGGGGGCTTAGGAATATCAGCCGGCTAGTCATTCTCTTTTTATCGGTAATGCCGCTGTTAATGGGTATTTCCATAGAGCTTACAAATTTTATTTTTACTAGAAGAATTAAAGTAAAGAAGATTCCTTCTCTGAACTATCTGGAGGAAATACCAGAGGATGCAAAAACTTTTGTGGTTATGCCGGTTATTGTCTCCTCTAAGGAACAGGGCCTGGGGTACATGGAACGTCTTCAAAAGCATTATCTGGCAAACAGTCAGTCCAATCTTTACTTTGCATTGCTGCTTGATTTTGCGGATTCCCCGGACGAGTTCATGGAAAATGACAAGGTGATTGAGAACGCCCTTGCTGCACGTATGAAGGAGTTAAATGAGCTCTATCCGTCGGAACAGCAGCGCTTTTCCTTATTCTTCCGCTGCCGCAAATGGAATAAAGCGGAGAACTGTTATATGGGCTGGGAGCGTAAAAGAGGAAAGCTGGAAGAGTTTAATAACCTTTTAAATGGAGAAGAAAAGGAGAATACCACCTTTTCCTCTATTTACTGCGACGAAAAGCTCCTTTCCACCTTCCGGTATGTAATCACGCTGGATGCGGATACCAATCTGCTTCGTGACAATGCCGCAAAACTGGTCGGTCTGATTGATCATCCTTTAAATAAGCCGATTCTTGACCCGGCAGGCCAAAAGGTAGAAGAAGGCTATGTCATCATTCAACCTTCAGTAAGAAACCATATTGTGGATAAGAACGGCAGCAGGTTTGCGAAAATCTTCGGTGGGGAATCGGGCCTGGCTCATTACGGAACCGTAATATCAGATATTTACCAGGATATTTTTAATAAGGGAATCTATACCGGAAAGGGCATCTACGATCGGGAGGCCTTTCACAAGGTGCTTCAGAACAAGGTACCGGAAAACAGGATTCTCAGTCATGACCTTTTTGAGAGCTGCTATGCAAGGACGGCTTTTTCCAGTACAGTCAAGATTATGGACAATTTTCCAACCAGTGTTTTATCCTTTACCAAAAGGGAACACCGATGGCTGCGCGGGGACTGGCAGCTGCTGCCCTGGCTGTTTTTAAGAAAAACCCAGGATGGTAAAAACTTATGTGCGCTGTCAAAATGGAAGATCTTTGACAACTTAAGAAGAAGCATGGTTCCTTTAAGTAAGACGTTATTTGTATTGTTTAATCTGGCATGGATGCCTAAGGCATATTATCTTTGGTTACCCATTGTATTCTTTAATGATATATTTACTCTGGTGATTCTTTTGCTTGCAGTTATCACCCAGAAGCTGATACGTCCAAAACTTGCCCTTGTTTATAAATGCTTTTTTAGAGAACTTGCTGCAATGCTTTATCGGGCACTCCTGGAGTTTACAATTACTCCTTACCGAGCTTATGTCGCAACGGATGCAATGATCAGAACCATGTACCGGATCTTTATCAGCAAAAAAAATCTGCTTCGCTGGAATACGGCGGAAGCAGTGGACGCCTCCATAGTCAATACCAGAAGGGGATATTTTATCACTATGTGGAGTTCTCTTCTTCCGGCGGCTGCCCTTTTAATAATCTTATTTATGGGACATTTAAACCCGGCCGGAATGATTTTGACAGCAATCGTAATTGCCGACTGGTGCTTTGCCTCCCAAATCGCCTACGGGATCAGTCAGCCGGATAAAAAGCTTCAACTTAAGAATATAGCACAGAACAATGAACTGCTCCTGGATACTGCACGCAGAACCTGGCAGTTTTTTAAGGAGCTTTCCACGAAGGAAAATAACTGGCTCTGTCCGGATAATTACCAGATTTCAATGGTGGAAAAAGTCAGCGATAAAACATCGCCGACCAATATGGGACTTCAGTTTCTGGCAATCCTGTCAGCCAGGGATTTTGGTTTCGAAACGTTAAGCTCTACGGTTGAAGTGGTGGAAAATCTGATGGAAACGATTCAGAAAATGCCCAAATTTAATGGGCATCTTTATAACTGGTATCATATCGGGACCCTGGAGGTATTAAACCCTGCCTATATATCAACCGTTGACAGCGGCAATTTCCTGGGTCATCTGGTGGCGCTGAAAAATGGACTTCTGGAACAGATAGACAGGCCGGTATATCCGGAGAATTTTCTGTCCGAGCTCAGGATTGCGGTTCATAACTGCAATGGAGAACTTCGGATAAGAAAAGGCAGCCCTGCCGGACATGAACTGAAACCAAGGTATCAAAGGATAGGGGAGCTGATAGACGATATTGCGCAAATCAGGGAAGATTTAAACCATAGGGAGCTTTCATCGCCGGAAGACTACCCCTGGACCAGACAGTTAATGAATCTCATTGACAGCACTGTAAAAGAAGCTGAAGCTTTAAAACTGAAGGAGAAGACCTATTTTTCTTATCCTTCCCTTCGCATTATTACATCGGAGGACAATAAATTTGCGGATAGCATGATAGAACGGATCAGAGCGCTCAGCAATAAAATAGACGGCATTTTAACAAATGTAGATTTCCGTTTTCTATTTAACGAAAAGAGAATGCTGTTCCACATCGGGTATCATGTTTCCTCCCACACGCTAGATGAAGGCTGCTATGACCTTATGGCGTCTGAATCGGCGCTTACAAGCCTTCTTGCCATAGCCATGGGAGAAGTGCCGTTAAAGCATTGGAATAAACTGGGAAGACCGCTGACCATTGTGGGAGGCATTCCCTGCTTTGTGTCCTGGAGCGGTACGATGTTTGAATATCTGATGCCAAATCTCGTATTCAAAGAATATGAAGACTCCGTCTATGCACAGACTTCCAGGGCGGCGGTGCTCCAGCATATGAAGTATGCAAAAGAGGCGGAAATACCCTGGGGAATATCGGAATCCCAGTATTACCGGTTCGATTTAAACTCGAATTACCAGTACAAAGCCTTCGGTGTTCCGAAGATAAGGCTTCAGCCGGTCCGTAAGAATTCCATGGTGGTTGCTCCCTATGCGACGATGCTGGCACTGGATATTGCAGAAGAAGAGTGTATGGAAAACTTAAAACGTCTGAAGGAATTAGGCGCTTACGGCACTTACGGTTTCTATGAATCCGTAGATTTTAATGTGCCGAATTCTGTGGAACTGACCCCTTATTGCATTGTAAAATCCTATATGGCCCATCATCAGGGGATGAATCTGGCTGCAATTAATAATTACCTGAATGGGGGAATCCTTCGGGAGAGGTTTCACGGGGAGATGATGATAAAAGCCACAGAAGTTCTGCTGGAAGAAAAACGTCAGTCCTATTTGATTTCCATTGCAAAGCAGGGATATACCATAAAGATCGGAAAGCCTCTTTTTAAAGAAGACATTTACAGCAACCGGTATGTCAACCGTACCGGCATGAATCCGCCGGTTGTGAATTATTTATCAAATGGTAATTATTCACTGATGATAACCACCGATGGGGATGGCTTCAGTAAATATGAAGACCGGATGCTTTACCGTTTCCGGTCGGATATTTATGCGAATACAGGTAATTATATCTATATCAAAGATATGAAGCGGGGGAAGGTCTGGAGTGCCGCTTATCATCCGACCAGAAAGACACCGGATGCTTACCAGGTAATTTTCAGCCCGCACCAGGCCGAATTTAAACGCAGGGATGGAGATATCTCATCGCACATGATTGTCAGCTTAAATGCGGACCAAAACTATGAGATACGTAAAGTCATCTTCACCAATCACGGGAATGAGGAAAAACACTTGGAGGTGACCAGCTATTTAGAGGTGGTGGATGATACCCATCTGGCAGAAATAAGCCATCCTGCATTCAATAAACTTTTCCTGGAGAGTGAGTACCTGGAAGAGCAGGACATCTTTCTGGCAAAAAGACGGCGGAAGGATAATGATGATGATGATAATTCTTATATGATGCACATGGTTAGAACCGGAACAAAGCTATGCAAAAAACTGGAATATGAAAATGATAGAAAACGCTTTATCGGAAGAAACAACACCCTGGAAAATCCAGATTCAGTGGTTAATAGCATTGCCTTTTTAAATAATTCAGGCTTTTGCAATGACCCAATCATGAGCCTGCGGGCACAGATCTGCATAGGGGCAGGTGAAACCGCCTGCATTTCATTTATTACCGGAGTGTGCGGAAGTAAAGAGGAAGCAATAAAAATCGCAGGGGAATTAAATGTAAGCTACCGGATCGATGATATCCTGGAAAAATTCCGGCTTCAAACGAACCTGGAGTTAAAGTATCTGGAGATTACCAGAGCCCAGTTAAACGCTTTTCAGGACTTAATCAGCCCTGTCTTCTATCCTTCGGGCATTTACCGGGGGCCGGCTGAAAATATAAGGCGGAACTTTATGAATCAAAGCTTCCTGTGGAAATTCGGTGTGTCAGGGGATAACCCCATTCTGCTTTTAATGGTCCGCTCCATGAAAGAGGAAAGAATCGTAAAGGATGCATTAAAGGCTTACGAATATTTAAGAATTAACCGTGTTATGGTGGATTTAATTATCCTGATTGATTCCAAGCATGGGTATCATCAGGAGGTGGATGAATTAATCAACGATATGACAAGCTCTCTTCGAATCTATGATTCCAGAAGCGAGAAGCCAAGCTTCTTTACGCTGCATACGTATGAGATGAAACCGGCGGAGCTTGATTTGCTGTATACGGTAGCACGGGTCGTATTTTCAGAGAAAACTGGGATCTATTTTACCAATGGCAAAGAACAACAGTATGAATTGCTTGAAGAATATTAG